In Streptomyces dangxiongensis, one DNA window encodes the following:
- a CDS encoding ATP-binding protein, with the protein MHGEPTIPACEASFPAVTASIAVARHWTRDCVQGFGEPLCRHRVVQTAELLVSELITNAIRHGAGSPLIRVTWNGRLLRIAVSDHSDRRPRTRPTGSTEPGGFGLQLLERLAQRWGVTPHHPGKTVWAELALDS; encoded by the coding sequence GTGCACGGCGAACCGACCATCCCGGCCTGCGAGGCCAGTTTCCCCGCGGTCACGGCGAGCATTGCCGTTGCCCGGCACTGGACGCGTGACTGTGTGCAGGGTTTCGGTGAACCGCTGTGCCGGCACCGGGTGGTCCAGACAGCCGAACTGCTCGTCTCGGAACTGATCACCAACGCCATCCGTCACGGCGCCGGCTCGCCCCTGATCCGGGTCACCTGGAACGGCCGGCTGCTGCGCATCGCCGTCAGCGACCACAGCGACCGCCGGCCCCGGACGCGTCCCACCGGGTCCACCGAACCCGGCGGCTTCGGCCTCCAGCTCCTGGAACGGCTCGCCCAACGCTGGGGCGTCACCCCACACCATCCCGGTAAGACGGTCTGGGCCGAACTCGCACTCGACTCCTGA
- a CDS encoding SpoIIE family protein phosphatase: protein MTAERERRLTSEVRGSGAVRDTDEDLSLLFGTSTALFASMAGPAHVLEAANPAFFAAIGGGGRERTGVPLGELMPELTTQGFIRLLDQVYRSGERHVGRDVRVVLGVGEDAREAYFDFTYEARRDTGGNVIGVRMIGVETTQVKHARRLAAEQRALLEQIARQAPLPDVLDGMCRTIEELCPEVLVSVLLADADGRHLRHGAAPSLPDFYNQAIDGIATGEGVGSCGTAAHRRQNVIVSDITGDPLWDDFRDLAGQAGLAACWSTPILARDGRLLGTFAMYHRTPRAPQDTDLALARVFADTAALAIERHQAEQARRAADAREKAARDDLAFLLAASTSLAGRLDETQTLKRLATLASPALAPLAAVDVMEAGRVQRVATAAPTEDAREAVAAHTPAHDAEDDPVARVLASGVTEVARRTPTGPGPWRDLGVTGYICVPLVDRGRPFGALTLLSTGETPFDGHRVALAEELARRAASAARNARQYTQRAALARDLQTGLLLPDLPDVPGAQLAAFYHPAGEGLEIGGDFYDVFARGDGSWGFILGDVCGRGAVAATTTALVRHTARAVAPLFDDPVDVVKAVDKALNDRHVHQNNGFVTLVYGHLAPAPDGLTMSLVRAGHTLPLLLDTDHRVDTVETSGGLLGIGIPPRLTARRLTLRPGESLLLYTDGITECRTTGTEQYGDTRLAEALASAPRRPTATDIVRTVAEDVRGFVDGGNVEDDQAALVITAGEPAPGRD, encoded by the coding sequence ATGACGGCTGAGCGTGAGCGGCGGCTGACGAGCGAAGTGCGAGGAAGCGGAGCGGTGCGCGACACGGACGAGGACCTGTCGCTGCTGTTCGGCACGTCGACCGCGCTGTTCGCGTCCATGGCGGGCCCCGCGCACGTACTGGAGGCGGCGAACCCGGCCTTCTTCGCGGCGATCGGCGGCGGAGGGAGGGAACGCACCGGTGTGCCGTTGGGGGAGCTCATGCCGGAGCTGACCACCCAGGGCTTCATCAGACTCCTGGACCAGGTGTACCGGTCGGGGGAGCGGCACGTCGGGCGCGACGTCCGGGTCGTCCTCGGTGTCGGGGAGGACGCCCGCGAGGCGTACTTCGACTTCACCTACGAGGCCCGCCGCGACACCGGTGGCAACGTCATCGGCGTGCGGATGATCGGCGTGGAGACGACCCAGGTCAAGCACGCCCGGCGGCTGGCGGCCGAGCAGCGTGCGCTGCTGGAGCAGATCGCCCGCCAGGCGCCGCTGCCGGACGTGCTGGACGGCATGTGCCGGACGATCGAGGAACTCTGTCCCGAGGTGCTCGTCTCGGTGCTCCTGGCCGACGCGGACGGCCGTCACCTGCGCCACGGCGCGGCCCCGAGCCTGCCCGACTTCTACAACCAGGCCATCGACGGCATCGCCACCGGCGAAGGCGTGGGCTCCTGCGGCACCGCCGCCCACCGACGTCAGAACGTGATCGTCAGCGACATCACCGGCGACCCCCTGTGGGACGACTTCCGAGACCTGGCCGGCCAGGCGGGACTGGCCGCCTGCTGGTCGACGCCGATCCTCGCCCGTGACGGCCGGCTGCTCGGCACCTTCGCCATGTACCACCGCACCCCGAGAGCCCCCCAGGACACCGACCTGGCCCTGGCCCGCGTCTTCGCCGACACCGCCGCCCTGGCCATCGAACGGCACCAGGCCGAACAGGCACGGCGGGCGGCGGACGCACGGGAGAAGGCCGCCCGCGACGACCTCGCCTTCCTGCTGGCCGCCAGCACGTCCCTGGCCGGCCGACTGGACGAGACGCAGACCCTGAAACGCCTGGCCACCCTGGCCAGCCCGGCCCTGGCCCCCCTGGCGGCGGTCGACGTCATGGAGGCCGGACGCGTGCAGCGGGTGGCGACCGCGGCCCCGACCGAGGACGCCCGCGAAGCGGTCGCCGCCCACACACCGGCCCACGACGCCGAGGACGACCCCGTCGCCCGCGTCCTGGCCTCCGGCGTGACCGAAGTGGCACGCCGTACCCCGACCGGGCCCGGCCCCTGGCGCGATCTGGGCGTCACCGGCTACATCTGCGTGCCGCTCGTGGACCGCGGGCGGCCCTTCGGCGCGCTGACCCTGCTGTCCACGGGCGAGACCCCCTTCGACGGCCACCGGGTCGCGCTGGCGGAGGAACTCGCCCGCCGTGCCGCCTCGGCCGCCCGCAACGCCCGCCAGTACACGCAGCGCGCCGCACTCGCCCGCGACCTCCAGACCGGCCTGCTGCTGCCCGACCTGCCGGACGTCCCCGGCGCCCAGCTCGCCGCCTTCTACCACCCGGCCGGTGAAGGGCTGGAGATCGGCGGGGACTTCTACGACGTCTTCGCCCGCGGCGACGGTAGCTGGGGCTTCATCCTCGGCGACGTCTGCGGACGTGGCGCCGTGGCCGCCACCACGACCGCCCTGGTCCGCCACACCGCCCGCGCCGTCGCCCCGCTGTTCGACGACCCGGTCGACGTCGTCAAGGCGGTCGACAAGGCGCTGAACGACCGCCACGTCCACCAGAACAACGGATTCGTGACCCTCGTCTACGGCCACCTCGCACCGGCCCCCGACGGACTCACCATGAGTCTGGTCCGGGCCGGCCACACGCTGCCCCTGCTGCTGGACACCGACCACAGGGTCGACACGGTCGAGACGTCCGGCGGACTGCTCGGCATCGGCATCCCGCCCAGGCTCACCGCCCGCCGTCTCACGCTCCGCCCCGGTGAGAGCCTCCTGCTGTACACCGACGGCATCACCGAGTGCCGGACCACCGGCACCGAACAGTACGGCGACACCCGGCTGGCCGAGGCACTCGCCTCCGCCCCGCGCCGGCCGACCGCGACCGATATCGTACGGACCGTGGCCGAAGACGTCCGCGGCTTCGTGGACGGCGGCAACGTGGAGGACGACCAGGCCGCTCTGGTCATCACCGCCGGCGAGCCGGCACCGGGCCGCGACTGA
- a CDS encoding STAS domain-containing protein: protein MTNVTDTLHVTVQYTGERSAVVAVAGDVDLHTASILRGRALAAVGQGAPHLVLDLAQVDFVDSTGLSTLIGLLHSTREAGGSLCLAAVPDRLMRMITMTGISQLLPVHVTVADALAGQDAGGASGSPDGKCGTSG from the coding sequence ATGACCAACGTGACCGACACCCTCCACGTGACCGTCCAGTACACCGGCGAGCGCAGTGCCGTCGTCGCCGTCGCCGGGGATGTGGACCTCCATACGGCGTCCATTCTGCGCGGGCGTGCCCTGGCCGCCGTGGGACAGGGTGCCCCGCATCTGGTCCTGGACCTGGCACAGGTCGACTTCGTCGACTCCACCGGCCTCAGCACCCTCATCGGCCTCCTGCACTCGACTCGCGAGGCGGGCGGTTCGCTCTGCCTGGCCGCCGTCCCCGACCGCCTCATGCGCATGATCACCATGACCGGCATCTCCCAGTTGCTGCCGGTCCACGTGACGGTTGCCGACGCGCTGGCCGGTCAGGACGCGGGCGGCGCGTCCGGCAGCCCGGATGGGAAATGCGGGACGTCCGGCTGA